In Plasmodium relictum strain SGS1 genome assembly, chromosome: 7, the genomic stretch gtataaaaaaaaaaaaagaaaaaaatattttcttttttaattaaaaatacgaATTTATGTagattaaaatatatgtacatTGCTAAATTTTATTGGGCATAtggaaaattaaatatatttcacaatgttcattaaaaaaaaaaattaaaacaaaaaaaaaaaaaaaaaaaaagaaataaaaaaatgtaaatataaaaaaaaaaaaatttttaaatggtatgaaaaagaaaaaaaattcctaaaatgaaaaaaaaaatatatatgaaaatataaagtcTATAGTGTTAATATTcttgttatattttaaattcttgTTACTGTTGtattttcaataaattaatattatgattttgttttaatatgttacattttattaaagtagtaatcataattatcatttttatgttttattataatttccaattttatttaatgtaaTCGCATAAGTTATAACATATAACGTATACCTATATTATAGTACAATATAGTATTTATGTTAAGaattttatttccttttttaataaaaaataattatttatctgGATAATAAAATGGATAATTTGATGGcaaattatcaaaataatCTGATGGCAATTTATAAGATATTTTATCCCCTTCAAAAGATCTTGTAAATCCAGCAATAGGCATATACTTATAACATACTtgtaaatgaattaaattatttcttaatCCATTGGAATAATCTTTTAGTGAATATTtagttaaaaaatttttataatttctctttgcatattttttcttagtTATTATATAATCCTGTATAATGACTTCATTTCTAACTTTTTTTGGGGTTTCATAAGTTACTAACACATAAACAAATAACTGTTTCAAATTCCAATTAAATGCTTTTCTCATATCAAATGATAAGTCTAACGATAAAACTACTTCATCCCCCTTTATATATCTGTTATAAACAAATCTTTTTACAtgatttacttttatttgagtttttatttctttctcatcaaataaataaaatgatgtCCCATAATTAAAAAGGCATAAGATGAAAAAGCAAAAAGccatagaataaaaaataatatttaatctatttaaaaaagaatccattttaaaaaaaaaaaaaaaaagagaaaaagatatacttacaaatatattttattgaaataaaagaaatataatagtattatttcaaaatgtactataaaaaaatagaatataaaaaatgatataagcAAATATCatctaaaatatatatataatgaatgataaaatataaaaaaattatataaatattgaaacaatgatataaacaaaatttctttaataataCAAAGAGCATTTCACATTTTAATACACATAATATATGTATTCTTATTTAAGAAtaataagaaattaaaatacatctttatatttacaatataatatttacattattttttatcaaagAAAAGCACatgcatataaatatatgtatatatatatatatttttgttaatttacATTGTATACATATacaatttttcaatttttatcactatattaatatataaacttattttttttatattaatattatgattttttttcatatatgtatacataaaacttcatttttaatttatttatttatttttactaattgtatgtaaaaaattatcaaaaaaaatagtacatatgcttattttatcttttatatataataattccTTTTTACATTTCacttttctataaaaataatattctttatatatatatatatggtgTAAATTATGAttgtatattaattttataaattaaaatataataagaaaaaaagaaattattctaaataaaaaaaaaaaaaagagaatcctcctttttagaaatatctttttaaattatactgCAAATATAtggatatatttttttcttttattttttaaggaATTTTAAccttatatttatattttattttttttactattaagtctttttataattttcctttttatataaaatatatatatcaagaGAAATTTAATTTccttaaataaattaaataaaatcattattaCAATATTGAAGATAATATCATAttcctaattttttttttttataatttctttattcCTTTTTCGACTTAAAAATGTCAGATGCTAGAGAAACGATGTATGACTTAGGATTAGATATGACAGTAGAtgatcaaaaaaaaattggtaAATTTACTAACTTACATTATAAGCAATCCATTTATGaacaaaagataaaattaatgaaagaaAAGATAACAAATATTGATTCATCAATTGACGAAGTATCACTTCTGTTTGATTCTAAAGATGTTATGCTAAATATAggtatatatacatatgacaattttttttttttttttataaaataactcTGTAAAAcggaaaataatttttttttaattttcttcaaTCGATAGGGGATTGTTTTTTTAGATTTGATACAGATCATGTAGAAGAAAGTTTATcagaatttaaaaatgaagaaaaaaagaatttaagtAAATTAGAAGCTGAATATAAAACTACCTTAAATGAAAAACAACAATTAAAAACAGATTTATATGCTAAATTTGGTAATAGGATTGATCTtaactaaaaatattaaatatacttGTATGCaaaatttagataatttgtattaatattttttatggaatataattaaagtaaacattttattaaaaaatgaatattttctttttaaattctattttcataaagattatttttagttcatattttttttttaattttacactaattaaaaagaaaatatatttgtttatagttttttttttaataaaattattttttatttagaaaaGGTACctaatttttctaaataaaaatatatttataatttatgtaaTTGAATTTgtttactttttttctttttttattaagaaagttttgatatatataattatgttagcaaaatgattatattttgttaaattttttacacAATGACATAATTACGTTGAATTCTATAAAATATGTCAATAATACTAAGgttaaaattacaaaaaaaaaaaaaaaaacgtacataaatgaaatagtaattttaaagttcttttaaatgtaaaacaaaaacatata encodes the following:
- the SPC3 gene encoding signal peptidase complex subunit 3, putative gives rise to the protein MDSFLNRLNIIFYSMAFCFFILCLFNYGTSFYLFDEKEIKTQIKVNHVKRFVYNRYIKGDEVVLSLDLSFDMRKAFNWNLKQLFVYVLVTYETPKKVRNEVIIQDYIITKKKYAKRNYKNFLTKYSLKDYSNGLRNNLIHLQVCYKYMPIAGFTRSFEGDKISYKLPSDYFDNLPSNYPFYYPDK
- a CDS encoding prefoldin subunit, putative: MSDARETMYDLGLDMTVDDQKKIGKFTNLHYKQSIYEQKIKLMKEKITNIDSSIDEVSLLFDSKDVMLNIGDCFFRFDTDHVEESLSEFKNEEKKNLSKLEAEYKTTLNEKQQLKTDLYAKFGNRIDLN